A section of the Pleurocapsa minor HA4230-MV1 genome encodes:
- a CDS encoding class I SAM-dependent methyltransferase, translated as MNLIKVKQVVENLPYMSLKKAQVMQEFIHQHNISSILELGFFHGVSTCYMAAALEEAGGGSIVSIDLESAQKRQPNIEELLEKCGYLNTVEFYYEPVSYNWRMMKLIEEQEKTFDLCYVDGGHDWYNTGLAFFLVDKLLQPGGWMIFDDLDWTMEHLDAKWALRKPEEERTTPQVRKVWELLVKPHPHYSNFYEQNGWGYAQKIDS; from the coding sequence CAGGTGATGCAAGAGTTTATTCACCAACATAATATCTCTAGCATTTTAGAATTAGGATTTTTTCATGGAGTATCTACTTGCTATATGGCTGCTGCTCTTGAGGAAGCAGGAGGAGGTTCAATTGTATCTATAGATCTAGAAAGCGCACAAAAACGTCAACCTAATATAGAGGAGTTGTTAGAAAAATGTGGCTATTTAAATACAGTTGAATTTTACTATGAACCTGTCTCCTATAATTGGCGCATGATGAAGCTGATTGAAGAACAAGAAAAAACCTTCGATCTTTGTTATGTTGATGGTGGTCATGATTGGTACAATACAGGGCTAGCGTTCTTTTTAGTTGATAAGCTATTGCAACCTGGAGGCTGGATGATTTTTGATGACCTCGATTGGACAATGGAACATCTTGATGCGAAATGGGCTTTGCGTAAACCTGAAGAAGAGAGAACTACGCCACAAGTCCGCAAAGTTTGGGAATTATTAGTTAAACCCCATCCACACTATAGTAATTTTTATGAACAAAACGGTTGGGGCTATGCGCAAAAAATAGATAGTTGA
- a CDS encoding GTP-binding protein, with translation MVATTTNTVPVTVLTGYLGAGKTTLLNRILTHEHGKKVAVIVNEFGEVGIDNQLVIDADEEIFEMNNGCICCTVRGDLIRIIGNLMKRRHKFDHLVIETTGLADPAPVIQTFFVDEDLRDKIALDAVVTVVDAKHIQQHWEADEAQEQIAFADVILLNKTDLVSPEELAELETKIKGMNGMAKIYRTQNSELAMDALLGVQAFDLDRALEIDPEFLTESAHEHDETVKSFAIVESGELDGPKLSNWLSQLLQIKGVDIFRMKGILNIAGEDERFVFQGVHMLLDGKADRPWKEGETRKNELVFIGRNLDEAQLREDFKQCLM, from the coding sequence ATGGTAGCGACAACCACTAATACCGTCCCCGTTACTGTGCTGACTGGCTATTTGGGTGCAGGAAAAACCACCCTTCTCAACCGCATACTGACTCACGAACACGGAAAGAAAGTAGCGGTAATAGTTAACGAATTTGGCGAAGTGGGTATTGATAACCAACTGGTGATTGATGCTGATGAAGAAATCTTTGAGATGAATAACGGCTGTATCTGTTGTACAGTCCGTGGGGATTTGATTCGGATTATCGGTAACTTAATGAAGCGTCGTCATAAATTCGATCATTTGGTAATTGAAACCACTGGTTTAGCCGATCCTGCCCCTGTCATTCAAACCTTTTTTGTCGATGAAGATCTGCGAGATAAGATTGCTTTAGATGCAGTCGTCACTGTAGTTGATGCCAAACATATCCAACAACATTGGGAAGCAGATGAAGCCCAGGAACAAATTGCTTTTGCTGATGTGATTCTTCTCAATAAAACCGATCTGGTTAGCCCTGAAGAATTGGCAGAGTTGGAAACCAAAATCAAAGGCATGAATGGGATGGCGAAAATCTATCGGACTCAAAACTCTGAGTTAGCGATGGATGCCTTGTTAGGAGTGCAAGCATTCGATCTAGACCGCGCTTTGGAAATTGACCCTGAATTTTTAACCGAATCTGCCCACGAACACGATGAGACGGTAAAATCTTTTGCCATTGTCGAATCTGGAGAATTAGATGGGCCAAAACTAAGTAACTGGTTGAGTCAACTACTACAAATCAAAGGGGTAGATATCTTTCGCATGAAAGGCATTTTAAATATTGCTGGGGAAGACGAAAGGTTTGTTTTTCAGGGAGTACATATGCTGCTTGATGGTAAAGCAGATCGCCCTTGGAAAGAAGGTGAAACCCGTAAGAATGAATTAGTATTTATCGGACGCAATTTGGATGAAGCCCAACTGCGAGAGGACTTTAAACAATGTTTGATGTAG
- a CDS encoding alpha/beta hydrolase, producing the protein MTTATNPTKLNFDIGGTKNFYNWNWQDKQYQIVYETIGQGNPVLILPAFSTVSSRTEMKSIANILAAQYQVTVLDWLGFGDSECPPVDYNPILFQQLLQDLVKSIFNTPIILIAAGHASGYALKLVQDNQSLVSKLILIAPTWQGPLRVMGLPDGVRNGGKNLVRSPIIGQGLYYLNTTPSFLRLMYKRHVYVDETKLTPEFIAQKHQITSKQGARYAPAAFVTGAIDPVATREEFLSYLSSVSIPVFIILAENAPPKSKAEMEAMAALEPVQTVRLSGTLGIYEENSQAVTEAIQHFI; encoded by the coding sequence ATGACTACAGCAACTAATCCAACTAAACTTAACTTCGATATCGGCGGGACAAAGAACTTTTACAATTGGAATTGGCAAGACAAACAATATCAAATCGTCTACGAAACTATCGGACAAGGCAACCCTGTATTAATACTGCCTGCATTTAGTACGGTTTCTAGTCGCACAGAAATGAAAAGTATTGCTAATATCCTTGCTGCACAATATCAGGTTACTGTTTTAGATTGGTTGGGTTTTGGCGATTCGGAATGTCCTCCTGTAGATTACAATCCGATTTTATTTCAACAGTTATTACAGGATTTGGTTAAATCTATTTTTAATACTCCAATTATCCTCATTGCTGCTGGTCATGCTTCAGGATACGCTCTAAAACTGGTACAAGATAATCAATCTCTAGTCTCCAAATTAATCTTGATCGCTCCCACTTGGCAAGGCCCTTTACGGGTGATGGGTTTACCTGATGGAGTAAGAAATGGGGGTAAAAACCTAGTGCGATCGCCTATTATTGGACAAGGGTTATACTATCTCAACACCACGCCTTCTTTTCTCCGCTTGATGTATAAACGCCACGTATATGTCGATGAAACCAAACTAACCCCTGAATTTATCGCTCAAAAACACCAAATCACCTCAAAACAAGGCGCAAGATATGCCCCTGCTGCTTTTGTTACTGGTGCGATCGATCCTGTGGCGACTAGGGAAGAATTTTTAAGCTATTTATCATCCGTATCTATTCCTGTATTTATAATACTGGCAGAAAACGCACCACCCAAATCAAAAGCCGAAATGGAGGCAATGGCAGCATTAGAACCAGTGCAAACAGTTAGATTATCTGGAACTCTAGGCATTTATGAAGAGAATTCTCAAGCGGTAACAGAAGCGATTCAGCATTTTATTTAG
- a CDS encoding GNAT family N-acetyltransferase — MIQQYRGRGIGTALMKFIEDTTIRRAKDKIQLRVFKDNPVQSLYRRIEFKIVEDEGWCFLMEKVLETG; from the coding sequence TTGATTCAACAATATCGAGGGCGTGGGATTGGCACTGCGTTGATGAAATTTATTGAGGATACTACTATAAGAAGAGCAAAGGATAAAATTCAACTAAGAGTTTTCAAAGACAACCCAGTCCAGTCTCTATATCGGCGAATTGAATTTAAGATCGTTGAAGATGAAGGCTGGTGCTTTTTGATGGAGAAAGTTTTGGAGACTGGCTAA
- a CDS encoding lysine N(6)-hydroxylase/L-ornithine N(5)-oxygenase family protein produces the protein MKLPNYIDIAIIGAGVQALTLTTHLLQKSAKHYHKFLVFDSAGTWMNQWQEQFAAQQIPYLRSPAVHHPDPNPYELRRFAEHRHQELFPPYDRPGTELFNDFCSEVIRRWKLENKVYRAKVSQILPIKHVACSRFQLVLNTGETIIARRVVLATGSGKVQLPDWVDRITSDYPLDKLSHSQQINLQRLHLKGERILIIGGGLTSGHLAMGAINLGATVTLMTRKQLQSKIFDADPGWLGPKYLKDFDAEIDWHTRYHKIQQARNGGSMTPEMILQLKKAANEDKIMIDECCQVSLAQWHNLWQVSCQDGNKDQFNRIWLATGTKFDASAHPLLKDILPAYPTEIVNGLPVLDNYLRLPKSNFFIMGGLAALQVGPVARNIGGGKMACDRIVPAIVKPSLVI, from the coding sequence GTGAAATTACCCAACTATATAGACATAGCTATTATTGGCGCAGGAGTTCAGGCACTTACTTTAACGACTCACCTGCTGCAAAAAAGCGCAAAGCACTATCATAAATTTCTGGTTTTCGATTCTGCTGGGACATGGATGAATCAATGGCAAGAGCAATTTGCAGCTCAACAAATTCCTTATCTTCGTTCTCCTGCGGTACATCATCCCGATCCCAATCCTTACGAATTAAGAAGATTTGCCGAACATAGACATCAGGAACTGTTTCCACCTTACGACAGGCCAGGAACAGAGTTATTTAACGATTTTTGTAGTGAAGTAATTCGTCGCTGGAAGTTAGAAAATAAGGTTTATCGAGCCAAAGTCAGTCAGATTCTACCAATTAAACACGTTGCTTGTTCTCGTTTTCAATTAGTTTTAAATACGGGAGAAACTATCATTGCTCGGCGAGTGGTACTGGCTACAGGAAGCGGTAAAGTTCAGCTTCCCGATTGGGTAGATAGAATTACATCAGATTATCCCCTAGATAAGTTATCTCATTCCCAACAGATAAATTTACAACGACTTCATTTAAAAGGAGAACGCATTTTAATTATTGGTGGTGGCTTAACAAGCGGTCATTTAGCTATGGGTGCAATCAATCTTGGTGCCACTGTGACGTTAATGACCAGAAAACAATTACAATCAAAAATCTTTGATGCCGATCCTGGTTGGTTAGGGCCTAAATATCTTAAAGACTTTGATGCTGAAATAGATTGGCATACTCGTTACCATAAAATTCAGCAAGCACGTAATGGCGGTTCAATGACTCCTGAAATGATTTTGCAACTAAAAAAAGCAGCAAATGAAGACAAAATTATGATTGATGAATGCTGTCAAGTAAGTTTAGCGCAATGGCACAATCTCTGGCAGGTTAGCTGTCAAGATGGTAACAAAGATCAGTTTAATCGTATCTGGTTAGCCACTGGTACGAAATTTGATGCTTCAGCTCATCCTTTACTCAAAGATATACTTCCAGCCTATCCCACAGAAATAGTTAACGGCTTACCCGTATTAGATAACTATTTACGTCTACCCAAGTCGAATTTTTTTATTATGGGTGGTTTGGCTGCATTACAAGTTGGCCCTGTAGCCAGAAATATCGGTGGTGGGAAAATGGCTTGCGATCGCATTGTGCCAGCAATTGTTAAACCCAGTTTGGTAATCTAA
- the hemB gene encoding porphobilinogen synthase — translation MTSNQQNAKHLALHHRPRRLRRTASLRRMVQENQLTVNDLIYPVFVTEGENQQVEIPSMPEIYRYSLDLLLKEISDAANLGINAIALFPLIATDKKDNQGTESYNPDGLVQRTVRAIKQEIPEITVITDVALDPFSTYGHDGIVQDGKILNDETVEVLVKQAVSQAEAGADMVAPSDMMDGRIGAIRRGLDAAGYLDVGILAYSAKYASAYYGPFRDALESAPQFGDKQTYQMNPANGREAIKEVALDIAEGADIVMVKPALAYLDIIYRLKEYTNLPVAAYNVSGEYAMIKAAAGQGWIDEKQVILETLISMKRAGADVILTYFAKQVALILQ, via the coding sequence ATGACTTCTAACCAGCAAAACGCTAAACATCTCGCTTTACACCACCGTCCTCGTCGTCTCCGTCGCACAGCATCCTTACGGCGTATGGTGCAGGAAAACCAGTTGACAGTTAACGATCTGATTTATCCTGTCTTTGTCACCGAAGGAGAAAACCAACAAGTAGAAATACCTTCGATGCCAGAAATTTATCGTTATTCTCTCGATTTACTCCTCAAAGAAATAAGCGATGCTGCTAATTTAGGGATAAATGCGATCGCTCTTTTTCCTCTAATTGCCACAGACAAGAAAGATAATCAAGGTACAGAAAGTTATAATCCCGATGGCTTAGTTCAACGTACTGTAAGAGCCATTAAACAAGAAATACCCGAAATTACTGTAATTACTGATGTGGCACTCGATCCTTTTTCTACCTATGGTCATGATGGGATCGTCCAAGACGGCAAGATACTTAACGATGAAACAGTAGAAGTGCTGGTAAAACAAGCAGTCTCCCAAGCTGAAGCAGGTGCAGACATGGTAGCTCCTTCCGATATGATGGATGGTAGAATCGGTGCAATTCGTCGAGGTTTGGATGCTGCTGGTTACTTGGATGTTGGTATTCTGGCTTATTCCGCGAAATACGCCTCAGCCTATTATGGCCCTTTCCGCGATGCTTTAGAATCTGCCCCTCAATTTGGCGACAAGCAAACCTATCAAATGAATCCTGCTAATGGAAGAGAAGCAATTAAAGAAGTAGCCTTAGATATTGCTGAAGGTGCAGATATTGTGATGGTTAAACCAGCCTTAGCATATTTAGATATTATTTATCGCCTTAAAGAATATACCAACTTACCCGTTGCTGCTTATAACGTTAGTGGAGAATATGCCATGATTAAAGCTGCTGCTGGACAGGGTTGGATTGATGAGAAGCAAGTGATTTTAGAAACTCTGATCAGTATGAAACGGGCAGGGGCAGATGTAATTTTGACTTATTTTGCCAAGCAAGTGGCTTTGATATTGCAGTAA
- a CDS encoding GTP-binding protein has product MDTSIQGLPVTIITGFLGSGKTTLLNHILTQQQGLKTAVLVNEFGEIGIDNELILSSDDDIVELNNGCICCTINEDLVKTVHKILERREQIDYLVVETTGVADPLPVAITFLSAELRGKTRLDSIITVVDCDNFYTTAQQNSTAAYQQITYGDIILLNKTDLVASEVVDRIEQQINQHRADAKIIRTVKGKVSLPLILSVGLFASDRYFQEETRDSNHSHEDHHTEHDREHHHQDKHHDHSHHLDEDSFTSLSFETDQPLDIRKFQYLLDNQLPEEVFRAKGILWLKGSPARHIFHLSGTRFGIEDDRWKDTPKNKLVFIGQNLETERLRKLLEACVG; this is encoded by the coding sequence ATGGATACATCAATACAAGGCTTACCTGTCACGATCATTACAGGCTTTCTCGGTAGTGGAAAAACCACTCTCCTAAACCATATTCTAACTCAACAGCAAGGATTAAAAACTGCCGTTTTAGTCAATGAATTTGGCGAAATTGGAATCGATAACGAATTAATTCTTTCTAGTGATGATGATATTGTCGAGTTAAACAACGGCTGTATCTGCTGCACAATTAACGAAGATTTAGTAAAAACCGTCCATAAGATTTTAGAACGAAGAGAACAAATAGATTATTTAGTTGTTGAAACTACAGGAGTAGCCGATCCTCTCCCTGTCGCCATAACGTTTTTGAGTGCAGAGTTACGAGGTAAAACTCGCCTAGATTCTATAATTACTGTGGTTGATTGTGATAATTTTTACACAACAGCCCAACAAAATAGTACCGCAGCCTATCAGCAAATTACCTACGGGGATATTATCTTACTTAACAAAACCGACTTAGTAGCATCAGAGGTAGTCGATCGCATTGAACAACAAATTAACCAACATCGTGCCGATGCTAAAATTATACGCACAGTCAAAGGAAAAGTTTCTCTCCCTCTCATTCTCAGTGTAGGCTTGTTTGCATCAGATCGCTATTTTCAAGAAGAGACAAGGGATTCTAATCATAGTCATGAAGATCATCATACCGAACACGATCGTGAACATCATCACCAGGACAAGCATCATGATCATTCCCATCATTTAGACGAGGATAGTTTTACCTCTCTTTCCTTTGAAACCGACCAACCTCTAGATATTCGCAAGTTTCAATACCTTCTCGATAATCAACTGCCTGAAGAAGTTTTCCGTGCTAAAGGTATTTTATGGTTAAAAGGAAGTCCCGCCCGTCATATTTTTCATCTCAGTGGTACAAGATTTGGGATTGAAGATGATCGATGGAAAGATACACCTAAAAACAAATTAGTCTTTATCGGACAGAATTTAGAGACGGAGAGATTAAGAAAATTACTTGAAGCTTGTGTTGGTTGA
- a CDS encoding GTP-binding protein, which produces MNRLNFTLSDALPSLPKVGMPVTIITGFLGSGKTTLLNQILQNKDDLKVAVLVNEFGDINIDEQLLISMEEDMVELDNGCICCTINDSLVDAVYQVLAREEKIDYLVIETTGLADPLPIILTFISTELKFLTRLDAVITVVDAAAFDAKHFESDAAFSQIRYGDMVILNKIDLATKDKIEELEAFISDIKPGFRILQSEYGKVPLPLILDLGLTQANYYQDQISEFQRDRSSFNNHLENDGFSFISFQSDRPFELEKFTYFLTEQLPNNVFRAKGILWFQESPSRHIFQLSGPRYDLQADDWTTQPKNEIVLIGRNLDESFIKQQLNDCLVDLIVPNKFSLPKLPF; this is translated from the coding sequence ATGAATCGTCTAAACTTTACCTTATCCGATGCCTTACCATCCCTCCCTAAAGTTGGTATGCCAGTAACAATTATTACTGGTTTTTTAGGTAGTGGTAAAACTACTTTACTCAATCAAATTCTCCAAAACAAAGATGATTTGAAAGTAGCTGTTTTAGTTAATGAATTTGGCGATATTAATATTGATGAGCAACTACTAATCTCGATGGAAGAAGATATGGTAGAGCTTGATAATGGTTGTATCTGTTGTACGATCAACGATAGTTTAGTTGATGCTGTTTATCAAGTTTTAGCACGAGAGGAAAAAATAGATTATTTAGTAATTGAAACTACAGGATTAGCCGATCCGTTACCAATTATTTTAACCTTTATCTCTACAGAATTAAAATTTTTAACGCGCCTTGATGCCGTGATTACAGTTGTGGATGCAGCAGCTTTTGATGCGAAACATTTTGAGAGCGATGCTGCCTTCAGCCAAATAAGATATGGCGACATGGTTATTTTGAATAAAATCGATTTAGCAACCAAGGATAAAATTGAAGAATTAGAAGCATTTATAAGTGATATTAAGCCAGGATTTAGGATTTTACAGAGCGAATATGGTAAAGTTCCCCTGCCTTTAATTTTAGATCTTGGTTTAACTCAAGCAAATTATTATCAAGACCAAATTTCTGAGTTTCAGCGCGATCGCTCTTCTTTTAATAATCATTTAGAAAACGATGGTTTTAGTTTTATTTCTTTCCAAAGCGATCGCCCTTTTGAACTGGAAAAATTTACTTATTTTTTAACAGAACAATTACCAAATAATGTATTTCGTGCCAAAGGAATATTATGGTTTCAAGAAAGCCCCTCACGACATATTTTTCAACTGAGTGGGCCTCGCTACGATCTGCAAGCAGATGATTGGACGACTCAACCAAAAAATGAAATTGTTTTAATTGGACGTAATTTAGATGAGTCTTTTATTAAACAACAACTTAATGACTGTTTAGTTGACTTGATTGTGCCAAATAAGTTTAGTTTGCCTAAATTACCTTTTTAA
- a CDS encoding Ig-like domain-containing protein gives MTLKRLSQPIDKIAIALITLLTLIIGLLVWGDVACDDNCIFNTGARVNDFSWQDRTIAGEDRAFVLTFNRPIDRASVEQNLAITPPLPGKISWSGLRMAYTLETPAPYGETYRLALTGARDRYANQTQQGNVIQPFTAEFRSRDRALAYIGTQGDEKGRLVLFNWTQQQKSILTPENLTVFDFEPYPQREGFLFSAVDASQGKTGIQGLQLYTVATNLDAFKASQNSPKVELVLDNQEYQNNKFDLSQDGKTIVVQRLSLKDTYNYGLWKIAEHQPPELMTDAQTGDFLIAPDSQTVAVAQGEGIALLTLATNAEPIDFLPKFGQVLDFTADGTGAAMINYHTDNAKLRYTQSLVYVNNLGIQKELLNTEGSIQNCQFDPMATHLYCWLTELTKRKVYIEKPYLAKINLKTLQITTLVNLTKYQDSKLSVAPDGLGILFERLANEPSTTGNNSNSIWLAIPNSTQTNVTTMIVEQLPFVGSRPQWLP, from the coding sequence ATGACTCTTAAAAGATTATCTCAGCCGATCGACAAAATAGCGATCGCTTTAATTACTCTTCTGACTTTAATTATCGGCTTGCTAGTTTGGGGTGATGTAGCTTGTGATGATAACTGTATCTTTAATACTGGGGCGCGAGTTAATGATTTTAGCTGGCAAGATCGAACTATTGCTGGAGAAGATCGAGCCTTTGTTTTAACCTTCAATCGTCCGATCGATCGCGCTAGTGTCGAGCAAAATCTAGCGATTACTCCTCCTTTACCTGGTAAAATTAGCTGGTCTGGGCTGAGAATGGCCTATACTTTAGAAACTCCTGCACCCTATGGAGAAACATATCGCCTAGCTCTGACTGGAGCGAGAGACAGGTATGCTAACCAGACACAACAGGGTAATGTAATTCAACCTTTTACAGCCGAATTTCGTAGTCGCGATCGCGCATTGGCTTATATTGGTACTCAAGGAGATGAAAAAGGTAGATTAGTTTTATTTAACTGGACACAACAGCAAAAGTCGATTCTCACGCCTGAAAATTTAACCGTATTTGACTTTGAACCTTATCCTCAAAGAGAGGGTTTTTTGTTTTCTGCTGTCGATGCAAGTCAAGGCAAAACAGGAATTCAAGGATTGCAACTATATACTGTCGCCACTAACTTAGATGCTTTTAAAGCCAGCCAAAATAGCCCCAAAGTAGAATTGGTTTTAGATAATCAAGAATACCAAAACAATAAGTTCGATCTTTCTCAAGACGGTAAAACTATTGTTGTCCAGCGACTTAGCCTTAAAGATACTTATAACTATGGTTTATGGAAGATTGCCGAACATCAGCCCCCAGAATTAATGACCGATGCTCAAACTGGTGATTTTCTAATTGCACCTGATAGTCAAACTGTAGCTGTAGCCCAAGGAGAAGGTATTGCTTTGCTAACTTTGGCAACTAACGCCGAACCGATTGACTTTTTGCCTAAATTCGGTCAGGTGCTGGATTTTACGGCTGATGGAACTGGTGCTGCCATGATTAATTACCATACTGATAATGCTAAATTACGCTACACGCAATCATTAGTTTATGTCAATAATCTCGGAATCCAAAAAGAACTCTTAAACACAGAAGGTTCAATTCAGAATTGTCAGTTCGATCCTATGGCAACGCATCTATATTGTTGGTTAACAGAATTAACTAAAAGAAAAGTTTATATTGAAAAACCTTATCTAGCCAAAATTAACCTTAAGACTTTGCAAATTACCACCCTAGTTAACCTAACAAAGTATCAAGATAGTAAACTTAGTGTTGCACCTGATGGATTGGGAATTCTGTTTGAGCGACTAGCTAATGAACCTTCGACAACAGGCAATAATAGTAATAGTATCTGGTTAGCAATTCCTAATTCTACTCAAACTAATGTTACTACAATGATTGTCGAACAATTACCATTTGTCGGTTCTCGTCCCCAGTGGCTGCCTTAA
- a CDS encoding TIGR03943 family protein, which yields MNSVNTRKSDPNKHKNHLLFPWLDGLALLAWGSLLLKYTLTGQYKLLIHPNYYGLVLVSSIILIALGIIKIKLILTRTHQKNSEHLALFPPGFSSSLLICVAIAGLLIPPKILTSQSAMKTGVRDIPLTRSQPQAFRTTTKPEERSLIEWIRTINAYPEPDAYKGQLAKVSGFVLHLEELPDNYLMLSRFVITCCAVDAYPIGIPVKLETSRKTYPPDTWLEIQGEMSAETLPIKERVDAKTTIKKRSVVLAAKSIESIPTPRDPYSYQ from the coding sequence ATGAATTCAGTTAATACCCGAAAATCAGACCCTAACAAGCATAAAAATCATCTTTTATTCCCCTGGCTAGATGGCTTGGCTTTATTGGCTTGGGGAAGTTTATTACTCAAATATACTCTGACGGGACAATATAAATTATTAATTCACCCCAACTACTATGGCTTAGTTTTAGTCAGCAGCATCATTTTAATCGCATTGGGAATAATTAAAATAAAACTGATCCTAACTCGCACACATCAAAAAAATAGCGAACATCTGGCTTTATTTCCCCCTGGGTTTAGCAGTAGTTTACTAATCTGCGTAGCGATCGCTGGATTATTAATTCCGCCCAAAATTTTAACCAGTCAAAGTGCCATGAAGACAGGCGTGAGGGATATTCCCTTAACTCGTTCCCAACCCCAAGCTTTTCGGACGACTACTAAACCAGAAGAGCGATCGCTGATTGAATGGATTCGCACAATTAATGCCTATCCCGAACCCGATGCCTACAAGGGACAATTAGCTAAGGTTAGTGGTTTTGTACTGCATCTAGAGGAACTTCCCGATAATTACCTGATGCTGTCTCGTTTTGTTATTACCTGCTGTGCGGTAGATGCCTATCCCATTGGAATTCCTGTCAAGCTAGAAACTAGCCGTAAGACTTACCCGCCTGACACTTGGCTAGAAATTCAGGGAGAAATGAGCGCTGAAACTTTGCCTATTAAAGAGCGAGTAGATGCTAAAACTACGATTAAGAAGCGTTCTGTAGTTTTGGCTGCCAAATCAATTGAATCCATCCCAACTCCCAGAGATCCCTATAGTTATCAGTAA
- a CDS encoding permease codes for MNQLHSAFTLFLSLLVEAMPFLLLGILLSSCLLFLIDEKQLITRLPKNPLLGSIVGSCIGFLFPVCECGNIPVARRLLLKRVSPSVAISFLLAAPTINPIVIWSTWVAFGNQPQIVVFRVLFSLAIATIVGCVFSTQKDTQLLLQTSFARRFNSTNYASYSQSDTEQKSPLLQSGSFILDAGQVLPLNDSLLLNTAQNQSSLKFKRQSFVDNLLQEFSELGGMLVFGSAIAATIQVFVPRELVLNLGQDTITSILAMMLLAAIVSICSTVDSFFALSFAATFTSGSLLAFLVFGPTIDIKSIGLMASIFKPKIIIYIFTIVAQLTFIFTLAYSYFF; via the coding sequence ATGAATCAACTGCACAGCGCCTTCACTTTATTTTTAAGTTTATTAGTTGAGGCGATGCCTTTCTTGTTACTAGGAATCTTACTTTCTAGCTGCTTATTATTTTTGATTGATGAAAAACAATTAATTACTAGACTACCGAAGAATCCTCTGTTAGGTTCAATTGTGGGTAGCTGTATCGGCTTTCTTTTTCCTGTCTGTGAATGTGGTAATATTCCTGTAGCCAGAAGATTATTGTTAAAGAGAGTTTCTCCCTCCGTAGCTATTTCATTTCTGTTGGCAGCACCGACAATTAATCCGATCGTAATTTGGTCTACCTGGGTTGCTTTTGGCAATCAACCTCAAATTGTAGTTTTTCGCGTCTTATTTTCTTTGGCGATCGCCACAATCGTTGGTTGTGTTTTTAGTACCCAAAAAGATACTCAGTTACTGTTGCAAACATCCTTTGCACGACGATTTAATTCTACTAATTATGCTTCTTATTCTCAATCAGATACTGAGCAAAAGTCGCCACTGTTGCAATCTGGCAGTTTTATTTTGGATGCAGGTCAAGTTTTACCCTTAAATGATTCTTTATTACTCAATACAGCGCAAAATCAATCATCGTTAAAATTTAAACGGCAATCTTTTGTAGATAATTTACTACAAGAATTTAGCGAACTGGGAGGAATGCTAGTTTTTGGTAGTGCGATCGCTGCGACGATTCAAGTTTTTGTCCCGCGCGAATTGGTCTTAAATCTGGGTCAGGATACTATAACTTCTATTCTGGCAATGATGTTATTGGCAGCCATTGTATCTATTTGTTCAACAGTCGATTCTTTTTTTGCTCTTTCCTTTGCTGCTACTTTTACTAGCGGTTCTTTATTAGCTTTTTTGGTATTTGGCCCCACCATAGATATTAAGAGTATTGGCTTAATGGCATCAATTTTTAAACCGAAAATAATTATTTATATTTTTACGATAGTTGCTCAATTAACTTTTATTTTTACTCTGGCTTATAGTTATTTTTTCTAA